ATATCGAGGAATTTTTGGCGGGTGAAAACGGCTTGAATATCGAGTGGCGAAATGACATCTATGACAGACTTGTGCAGGGCAATGTTGAAGTTTCGGAAAGTCTGACGGTTAAAAGATGCCGTTTGTATCAGCTTAAAGCGGCGACCGATATCCGTATGCGCTTCATCGGGTATGACGAATTGAAAGACCGTGGTTTTGCCGAGCCGAACATTGACGATTACAGAGTTGTATATGACGGAAGTATGGGGACGGATAATCTGGAAGAAATATATGCAAAGTTTGACGCACAGGAAAAGCCGAAAGGCTTTGAGAAAAGCGGGATATACATATCCGATGTAATAGAGCTTTATGATGAGGAAACAAACGAGTTTTACTAT
This sequence is a window from Qingrenia yutianensis. Protein-coding genes within it:
- a CDS encoding YodL domain-containing protein, which gives rise to MNKVNITDKGILEYYGNRVGFVKNDTAYVDEMFRKKDIEEFLAGENGLNIEWRNDIYDRLVQGNVEVSESLTVKRCRLYQLKAATDIRMRFIGYDELKDRGFAEPNIDDYRVVYDGSMGTDNLEEIYAKFDAQEKPKGFEKSGIYISDVIELYDEETNEFYYVNTQGFRRLNDFAKPKFEVCRQQTKEIENVPEKETERADRTVFEPKKEPETIEPTQDAEETFQVETFRITM